A single region of the Ziziphus jujuba cultivar Dongzao chromosome 10, ASM3175591v1 genome encodes:
- the LOC107411342 gene encoding probable E3 ubiquitin-protein ligase LOG2 isoform X1, with protein sequence MGNTASSSAGRQRHRSQPSPPPMQPPPHPDVTGDRYYYATTTPYPSQYSPNPNPSPYYQYPIYHHPQAVHTSYAHPYGASGGYQGPPANTVGPHYPCNVVLPPTTPYVEHQKAVPIRNDVNVKKKTLRMEPDEENPGSFLVAFTFDATAPGSITVMFFAKEDQDCNLIVTKESLLKSVTVPFQQGLGQKFRQPSGTGIDFSIFEETELIRGAEREVYPLVLKAEACPQTNEKHECDGNSSGNSQITQAVFEKDKGEYQVRVIKQILWVNKTRYELQEIYGIGNAVDDLSGNDSGKECVVCLSEPRDTTVLPCRHMCMCSDCAKVLRFQTDRCPICRQPVERLLEIKVNSGADS encoded by the exons ATGGGAAATACTGCGAGCAGTAGCGCAGGCCGGCAGAGGCACCGTAGCCAGCCATCTCCACCACCGATGCAGCCACCCCCACACCCAGATGTTACTGGAGACAGATATTATTATGCTACTACCACTCCATATCCGTCTCAATATTCTCCAAACCCCAATCCATCCCCATATTACCAGTACCCTATATACCATCACCCACAAGCAGTACATACTTCATATGCACACCCTTATGGTGCCAGTGGTGGCTACCAGGGTCCTCCTGCCAATACGGTTGGTCCGCACTACCCTTGTAATGTTGTTTTGCCTCCAACTACTCCCTATGTTGAACATCAGAAGGCAGTGCCTATTAGAAATGATGTGAATGTAAAGAAAAAGACTTTGCGAATGGAGCCAGATGAGGAGAATCCGGGAAGCTTCCTTGTCGCTTTCACTTTTGATGCCACTGCACCTGGAAG CATTACAGTTATGTTTTTTGCTAAAGAAGATCAAGACTGTAACCTTATAGTGACAAAAGAGAGCCTGCTTAAATCGGTCACAGTGCCTTTTCAGCAAGGTCTTGGTCAGAAGTTCAGGCAACCTTCTGGAACTGGTATAGATTTCTCAATATTTGAGGAGACCGAGTTAATAAGAGGGGCTGAGAGAGAAGTTTATCCTCTGGTGTTGAAGGCTGAAGCATGCCCACAAACCAATGAGAAGCATGAATGTGATGGAAATTCATCTGGGAATTCTCAAATCACTCAGGCAGTTTTTGAGAAGGACAAAGGTGAATACCAAGTGCGGGTAATAAAACAGATATTATGGGTGAATAAGACAAGGTACGAACTGCAGGAGATCTATGGAATTGGGAATGCAGTTGATGATTTAAGTGGTAATGATTCCGGGAAAGAATGCGTTGTTTGCTTGTCAGAACCTCGAGACACAACTGTTCTCCCATGCCGGCACATG TGTATGTGCAGTGATTGTGCTAAGGTTCTTAGGTTCCAGACAGATAGATGTCCCATCTGTAGGCAACCGGTTGAGCGGCTCTTGGAAATCAAAGTGAACAGTGGTGCAGATAGTTGA
- the LOC107411342 gene encoding probable E3 ubiquitin-protein ligase LOG2 isoform X2: MGNTASSSAGRQRHRSQPSPPPMQPPPHPDVTGDRYYYATTTPYPSQYSPNPNPSPYYQYPIYHHPQAVHTSYAHPYGASGGYQGPPANTVGPHYPCNVVLPPTTPYVEHQKAVPIRNDVNVKKKTLRMEPDEENPGSFLVAFTFDATAPGSITVMFFAKEDQDCNLIVTKESLLKSVTVPFQQGLGQKFRQPSGTGIDFSIFEETELIRGAEREVYPLVLKAEACPQTNEKHECDGNSSGNSQITQAVFEKDKGEYQVRVIKQILWVNKTRYELQEIYGIGNAVDDLSGNDSGKECVVCLSEPRDTTVLPCRHMVLYVQ, encoded by the exons ATGGGAAATACTGCGAGCAGTAGCGCAGGCCGGCAGAGGCACCGTAGCCAGCCATCTCCACCACCGATGCAGCCACCCCCACACCCAGATGTTACTGGAGACAGATATTATTATGCTACTACCACTCCATATCCGTCTCAATATTCTCCAAACCCCAATCCATCCCCATATTACCAGTACCCTATATACCATCACCCACAAGCAGTACATACTTCATATGCACACCCTTATGGTGCCAGTGGTGGCTACCAGGGTCCTCCTGCCAATACGGTTGGTCCGCACTACCCTTGTAATGTTGTTTTGCCTCCAACTACTCCCTATGTTGAACATCAGAAGGCAGTGCCTATTAGAAATGATGTGAATGTAAAGAAAAAGACTTTGCGAATGGAGCCAGATGAGGAGAATCCGGGAAGCTTCCTTGTCGCTTTCACTTTTGATGCCACTGCACCTGGAAG CATTACAGTTATGTTTTTTGCTAAAGAAGATCAAGACTGTAACCTTATAGTGACAAAAGAGAGCCTGCTTAAATCGGTCACAGTGCCTTTTCAGCAAGGTCTTGGTCAGAAGTTCAGGCAACCTTCTGGAACTGGTATAGATTTCTCAATATTTGAGGAGACCGAGTTAATAAGAGGGGCTGAGAGAGAAGTTTATCCTCTGGTGTTGAAGGCTGAAGCATGCCCACAAACCAATGAGAAGCATGAATGTGATGGAAATTCATCTGGGAATTCTCAAATCACTCAGGCAGTTTTTGAGAAGGACAAAGGTGAATACCAAGTGCGGGTAATAAAACAGATATTATGGGTGAATAAGACAAGGTACGAACTGCAGGAGATCTATGGAATTGGGAATGCAGTTGATGATTTAAGTGGTAATGATTCCGGGAAAGAATGCGTTGTTTGCTTGTCAGAACCTCGAGACACAACTGTTCTCCCATGCCGGCACATGGTGT TGTATGTGCAGTGA
- the LOC125420831 gene encoding zinc finger CCCH domain-containing protein 24: protein MAASPNYEASISETLNPSIPDPPQPSIPHPVNGHDSTNEPPPNPTNQQPSVPPSMDDTNSGEKRKREDDSAADRSTHPLWKTSLCSYFRRDSGSCSHGSECRYAHGEEELRMRPDNTWDPTSERAKKAMKISDEDGGKKCGVSVDVMMTEAVVDEEGGGPHSGLGKCLVHVPRSWKSDKLIEFLTEQGIAFKSVKKKKGMTVGFVSFETMEQLQTATEKLDGQSIGNKNLKVRDVIGGSCSKKTYSTMALPQNTQKTAEDALPRENADVPASLNGTGDGDTNEGDANEGNTTVDDFTSSGRTARDVVTPLAHMPYADQLEHKKNSIMQILKKLTRNARKACPTGVSLPEWILKSREIGGLPCNLEGILASPLVNEYRNKCEFSVGYSLQGKITVGFMLGNFREGVTAVEEPIDCPNVSRIACKYASMFQEFLQNSSLPVWNRFKNTGFWRQLTVREGRKPEKASDAENFEANIAEVLLMVQVSTLGFDDALITSEFEKLSQVFSAGAAKNFPPLPLTAIVVQDHQGISNVAPADIPLRPLLIPKAICSPEQEAINSVEEARIHDYVSCLRFRISPTAFFQVNTLAAEKLYSLAGDWAGLGADTLLFDICCGTGTIGLTLAHRVGMVVGIEMNASAVSDAHRNAEINGIKNCRFVCGKAEDVMGSLLKEYVSMSQKQNGILDIPESSDKLISTAEENNISTDNSQNPETKSGTSVGNLPDPEESSTHALENGKTASDSLESSMQDLGSKIQNWYTSESGNPQIQQFKDVVAIVDPPRGGLHPTVIKALRTHPCLRRLVYISCNPESLVANAIELCTPSAEKIERGNKGNRGWRNMSSAGLARQRVKSMPVSEPFRPVKAMAVDLFPHTLHCEMVMLLER, encoded by the exons ATGGCGGCATCTCCAAATTACGAAGCCTCCATTAGTGAAACCCTAAACCCTTCCATACCTGACCCACCACAACCATCCATTCCCCACCCAGTGAACGGCCACGATTCAACCAATGAGCCCCCACCAAACCCCACCAATCAGCAACCGTCCGTTCCTCCATCAATGGACGACACCAATTCCGGCGAGAAGCGCAAGAGGGAGGACGACTCAGCAGCAGACCGTTCCACTCACCCTCTATGGAAGACCAGCCTCTGCTCCTACTTCAGGCGAGACTCTGGGTCTTGTAGCCACGGTAGCGAGTGCCGCTACGCGCATGGCGAAGAGGAACTCCGGATGCGTCCCGATAACACCTGGGACCCAACCTCGGAGCGCGCGAAGAAGGCCATGAAGATATCTGACGAGGACGGCGGCAAGAAATGCGGGGTTTCTGTGGATGTGATGATGACGGAGGCTGTGGTTGATGAAGAAGGTGGTGGTCCCCACTCTGGACTTGGCAAATGCTTGGTTCATGTACCCAGAAGTTGGAAGTCGGATAAGTTAATCGAATTTCTCACGGAGCAG GGAATTGCTTTTAAATctgtgaagaagaaaaaaggcaTGACTGTAGGTTTTGTGAGTTTTGAGACCATGGAACAGTTACAGACGGCAACGGAG AAGCTAGATGGGCAATCTAttggaaacaaaaatttaaaagttcgAGATGTCATTGGGGGATCATGTTCTAAGAAGACCTACTCAACAATGGCTCTCCCTCAGAACACGCAGAAAACTGCAGAAGATGCATTGCCTAGGGAGAATGCAGATGTACCTGCGTCTTTGAATGGGACTGGAGATGGTGATACTAATGAAGGCGATGCTAATGAAGGGAATACAACAGTTGATGATTTCACCTCTAGTGGAAGAACTGCACGTGATGTAGTGACACCCCTTGCCCATATGCCTTACGCTGATCAGTTAGAGCACAAGAAGAACTCTATTATGCAGATTCTCAAAAAGCTC actagAAATGCACGTAAAGCTTGTCCCACTGGTGTTTCACTTCCAGAATGGATTCTCAAGTCTAGAGAAATAG GTGGTCTTCCATGCAATTTAGAGGGTATACTTGCATCGCCTCTTGTAAATGAATACCGTAACAAATGTGAATTTTCTGTTGGATATTCTCTACAAGGAAAAATAACTGTGGGATTTATGCTTGGAAATTTTAG GGAGGGTGTGACTGCAGTTGAAGAACCTATAGACTGCCCAAATGTTTCTAGAATTGCTTGCAAATATGCTTCAATGTTTCAGGAATTTCTTCAAAATTCAAGCTTACCAGTTTGGAACAGATTTAAAAATACTGGATTTTGGCGACAATTGACG GTCCGTGAAGGAAGAAAGCCCGAGAAGGCGAGTGATGCTGAAaattttgaagccaacattGCTGAGGTCTTGCTTATGGTTCAG GTTTCGACTTTGGGATTTGATGATGCATTGATAACTAGTGAATTTGAGAAGCTGTCTCAAGTTTTTTCTGCAGGAGCAGCTAAAAACTTTCCACCCTTGCCTCTAACAGCCATAGTTGTTCAG GATCATCAGGGAATATCAAATGTGGCCCCAGCAGATATTCCATTGCGCCCACTTTTAATTCCCAAAGCCATTTGTAGTCCTGAACAGGAAGCCATCAACAGTGTTGAAGAAGCAAGAATTCATGATTATGTAAGCTGTCTTAGATTCCGTATATCCCCGACGGCTTTTTTCCAG GTTAATACCCTTGCTGCTGAGAAGCTCTACTCACTTGCTGGGGATTGGGCTGGTTTGGGTGCTGATACTTTGCTATTTGATATCTGCTGTGGAACTGGGACAATTGGGCTGACTTTAGCTCATCGTGTTGGTATG GTTGTCGGCATTGAAATGAATGCTTCTGCAGTTTCCGATGCTCATAGAAATGCTGAAATTAATGGCATAAAAAACTGTAGATTTGTTTGTGGGAAG GCTGAAGACGTCATGGGCTCTCTGTTGAAAGAGTATGTGAGCATGTCTCAGAAACAAAATGGGATTCTAGATATCCCTGAAAGTAGTGATAAATTAATTTCCACTGCTGAAGAGAATAATATCTCAACCGACAACTCACAAAACCCAGAAACAAAATCAGGTACCTCAGTTGGCAACTTACCAGACCCTGAAGAGAGCTCAACTCATGCACTTGAAAATGGTAAAACTGCATCTGATAGTTTAGAAAGCAGCATGCAAGATCTTGGAAGCAAAATTCAGAACTGGTACACTTCTGAAAGTGGGAATCCTCAAATTCAACAATTCAAAGATGTTGTTGCCATTGTTGATCCTCCACGTGGTGGACTTCATCCCACT GTGATCAAAGCTTTGAGAACTCATCCATGCCTGCGAAGGCTTGT TTACATTTCCTGCAATCCTGAAAGCTTAGTGGCCAATGCCATAGAGCTTTGTACACCATCTGCTGAGAAAATTGAAAGAGGGAACAAGGGCAATAGAGGATGGAGAAACATGAGCTCTGCTGGTCTAGCACGGCAGAGAGTCAAGTCTATGCCAGTTTCAGAGCCTTTCAGACCTGTGAAAGCCATGGCCGTTGACCTTTTTCCACATACTCTGCACTGTGAAATGGTGATGCTACTTGAGAGATAG